In Streptomyces sp. NBC_01439, the following are encoded in one genomic region:
- a CDS encoding BlaI/MecI/CopY family transcriptional regulator — MPRPLGELEDAVMTRVWQWNRPVTVREVLEDLQQERSIAYTTVMTVMDNLHQKGWVRREAEGRAYRYTAVSTRAAYSAALMNEAWSTSDNPAAALVAFFGMMSAEQREALRDAVRVVQYDDESGADAAPEPPAPPVAEGESDERPQEPGR; from the coding sequence GTGCCTCGCCCCCTGGGAGAACTCGAAGACGCCGTCATGACGCGGGTGTGGCAGTGGAACCGCCCGGTCACCGTGCGAGAAGTACTGGAAGACCTCCAGCAGGAACGGTCCATCGCGTACACCACGGTCATGACCGTTATGGACAATCTCCATCAGAAGGGCTGGGTGCGCCGGGAAGCCGAAGGCCGCGCCTATCGATATACGGCGGTCTCCACCCGCGCCGCCTACTCGGCCGCACTGATGAACGAAGCCTGGTCGACGAGCGACAACCCCGCGGCCGCCCTCGTGGCCTTCTTCGGCATGATGTCCGCGGAACAGCGGGAAGCCCTCCGGGACGCCGTGCGGGTCGTCCAGTACGACGACGAGTCGGGCGCCGACGCCGCCCCCGAACCCCCCGCTCCGCCCGTGGCCGAGGGGGAGTCCGACGAGCGCCCGCAGGAGCCGGGGCGATAA
- a CDS encoding M23 family metallopeptidase translates to MFAKRVYTRRTRIAVGTTALGAVLALGAGTTAAFADAPQAAPAAKAAGAAGAAGASKTGLWDKPLEKYTLSATFGKGGNMWSHKHSGQDFAVPVGTPVKAAAAGTVVKAGPNGGGDGPAYGNAIVIKHANNTYSQYAHLSKIQVKIGQKVNASQRIALSGNTGNSSGPHLHFEIRTTPNYGSAVNPVAFLRTNGVTV, encoded by the coding sequence ATGTTCGCGAAGCGCGTCTACACCCGTCGTACCCGTATCGCTGTCGGCACCACCGCTCTCGGTGCCGTGCTGGCCCTCGGGGCGGGCACGACCGCCGCGTTCGCAGACGCCCCGCAGGCCGCCCCCGCCGCCAAGGCCGCCGGCGCCGCCGGTGCCGCGGGCGCCTCGAAGACCGGTCTCTGGGACAAGCCGCTGGAGAAGTACACGCTGTCCGCAACCTTCGGCAAGGGCGGCAACATGTGGTCCCACAAGCACTCCGGCCAGGACTTCGCCGTCCCGGTCGGCACCCCGGTCAAGGCCGCGGCCGCCGGTACCGTCGTCAAGGCGGGCCCGAACGGTGGCGGCGACGGCCCCGCGTACGGCAACGCCATCGTGATCAAGCACGCGAACAACACGTACTCGCAGTACGCGCACCTCTCGAAGATCCAGGTCAAGATCGGCCAGAAGGTCAACGCCTCGCAGCGGATCGCCCTGTCCGGCAACACCGGCAACTCCAGCGGCCCGCACCTGCACTTCGAGATCCGCACCACCCCGAACTACGGCTCGGCCGTCAACCCGGTCGCCTTCCTGCGCACCAACGGCGTCACCGTCTGA
- a CDS encoding DUF397 domain-containing protein: MTAQPAWRKSSFCSEGDACVYVATAPGALVKVADRADPAHLVLATTQAAWADFLRAVKETG, translated from the coding sequence ATGACTGCTCAGCCCGCGTGGCGGAAGTCCTCGTTCTGCAGCGAGGGCGACGCCTGCGTCTACGTCGCCACCGCCCCCGGAGCCCTCGTCAAGGTCGCCGACCGCGCCGACCCCGCGCACCTCGTGCTCGCCACCACCCAGGCCGCCTGGGCCGACTTCCTGCGGGCGGTCAAAGAGACCGGCTGA
- a CDS encoding LamG-like jellyroll fold domain-containing protein: MTDGTNPPSHPQPEPAPGSGGYGFPPGPPAQGGYGYPTPSAGYGYPQTGQQPNPYQQDPGGGHPQDAGGGYQQDPGGYAPDPGGYQQDAGGGYQQNPGGGYQQDPGGYAPDPGGYQQDAGGGYQQNPGGGYQQDPGGYAPDPGGYQQDAGGGQWAPPPAQPGFTRLAGPDLPGASQQPDWEAMADRSAAERRKKRLWTLGGGVIVLALLAGGGTFFLLGGDEDRQDAQPANSASASPEPDDSKGPAAYTATVAGDDTLLRDSYGSMGIRLGPDLKVGPRGKRFQVIGKGNGNSWGQSAEPVVDVTKSFTVTARAYNSAAKGSRIIMSQGDGESFSFELGVNEVNGKQAWIFRVQTGDKGAAATTRTVAAEGLSMVKTPTLLMATYDAEKKAIALYVDGKKAGETPVPPIWQAPGPLQLGRSKHHDIWTGPWQGTLHSIKTYDMAFTEEQAAGYKEGKLEPSPKPTHAWLLT, encoded by the coding sequence ATGACCGACGGTACGAATCCCCCGAGCCACCCGCAGCCCGAGCCCGCCCCCGGGAGCGGCGGATACGGGTTCCCGCCGGGACCGCCCGCGCAGGGCGGCTACGGCTACCCGACCCCGTCCGCCGGCTACGGCTACCCGCAAACGGGGCAGCAGCCGAACCCTTACCAGCAGGACCCGGGAGGCGGCCACCCACAGGACGCGGGAGGCGGTTACCAGCAGGACCCGGGGGGCTACGCACCGGACCCGGGGGGCTACCAGCAGGACGCGGGAGGCGGTTACCAGCAAAACCCGGGGGGCGGTTACCAGCAGGACCCGGGGGGCTACGCACCGGACCCGGGGGGCTACCAGCAGGACGCGGGAGGCGGTTACCAGCAAAACCCGGGGGGCGGTTACCAGCAGGACCCGGGGGGCTACGCACCGGACCCGGGGGGCTACCAGCAGGACGCGGGAGGCGGTCAGTGGGCTCCGCCCCCGGCCCAGCCGGGATTCACGAGGCTGGCCGGTCCGGACCTGCCCGGCGCTTCGCAGCAGCCGGACTGGGAGGCCATGGCCGACCGCTCCGCGGCCGAGCGGCGCAAGAAGCGGCTGTGGACGCTGGGCGGCGGGGTGATCGTGCTCGCGCTGCTGGCCGGCGGTGGAACGTTCTTCCTGCTGGGCGGCGACGAGGACCGACAGGACGCCCAGCCCGCGAACTCGGCCTCCGCCTCGCCCGAGCCGGATGATTCGAAGGGGCCCGCCGCCTACACCGCGACCGTCGCGGGCGACGACACGCTGCTGCGCGACAGCTACGGCAGCATGGGGATCCGGCTCGGCCCCGACCTCAAGGTCGGCCCGCGGGGCAAGCGCTTCCAGGTCATCGGCAAGGGCAACGGGAACTCGTGGGGGCAGTCCGCCGAACCGGTCGTGGACGTGACCAAGAGCTTCACCGTCACGGCCCGCGCCTACAACTCCGCCGCCAAGGGCTCCCGGATCATCATGAGCCAGGGTGACGGGGAGTCGTTCTCCTTCGAGCTGGGCGTGAACGAGGTGAACGGCAAGCAGGCCTGGATCTTCCGCGTGCAGACGGGCGACAAGGGCGCCGCGGCCACCACGCGGACGGTCGCCGCCGAGGGGCTCAGCATGGTGAAGACGCCCACGCTGCTGATGGCCACCTACGACGCCGAGAAGAAGGCGATAGCCCTGTACGTGGACGGCAAGAAGGCCGGGGAGACCCCGGTGCCGCCCATCTGGCAGGCCCCGGGTCCGCTCCAGCTCGGCCGGTCCAAGCACCACGACATCTGGACCGGTCCGTGGCAGGGCACCCTGCACAGCATCAAGACCTACGACATGGCCTTCACGGAGGAGCAGGCCGCCGGGTACAAGGAGGGGAAGCTCGAACCATCGCCGAAGCCGACCCATGCCTGGCTGCTCACCTGA
- the cseB gene encoding two-component system response regulator CseB: MAETHVLFVEDDDVIREATTLALERDGFVVTAMPDGLSGLESFRANRPDIALLDVMVPGMDGVSLCRRIRDESTVPVIMLSARADSIDVVLGLEAGADDYVTKPFDGSVLVARIRAVLRRFDHSGGPQNGGTNAGDNGSDPERGVLSFGDLEVDTEGMEVRRAGAAVALTPTEMRLLLEFSSAPGTVLSRDRLLERVWDYDWGGDTRVVDVHVQRLRTKIGQDRIETVRGFGYKLKA, encoded by the coding sequence ATGGCCGAGACCCATGTCCTGTTCGTGGAGGACGACGACGTCATCCGTGAGGCCACGACCCTGGCGCTGGAGCGCGACGGGTTCGTGGTCACGGCCATGCCCGACGGCTTGTCCGGACTGGAGTCCTTCCGCGCGAACCGGCCCGACATCGCCCTGCTGGACGTGATGGTCCCGGGCATGGACGGCGTGAGCCTGTGCCGCCGCATCCGCGACGAGTCCACCGTCCCGGTGATCATGCTTTCCGCGCGCGCCGACTCCATCGACGTGGTGCTGGGCCTGGAGGCGGGCGCCGACGACTACGTCACCAAGCCCTTCGACGGATCCGTGCTCGTGGCCCGGATCCGCGCGGTGCTGCGCCGCTTCGACCACTCCGGCGGCCCGCAGAACGGCGGAACGAACGCGGGCGACAACGGCTCGGACCCCGAGCGCGGGGTGCTCTCCTTCGGTGACCTGGAGGTGGACACCGAGGGCATGGAGGTCCGCCGGGCGGGCGCCGCGGTGGCCCTGACCCCGACCGAGATGCGGCTGCTGCTGGAGTTCTCCTCCGCACCCGGCACCGTGCTGTCGCGCGACCGCCTGCTGGAGCGGGTCTGGGACTACGACTGGGGCGGCGACACCCGCGTCGTGGACGTCCACGTCCAGCGGCTGCGCACCAAGATCGGCCAGGACCGGATCGAAACGGTCCGGGGCTTCGGATACAAGCTCAAAGCATGA
- a CDS encoding threonine aldolase family protein, translating into MSDDSEDTERTKRLVAAWRGAERRLSRSLLEPTVGELLGSLADAPYDMDGPADVYGDGVVTALERKVAELLGTEDAAFFPTGTMAQQIALRCWAGRTGNPVVALHPMSHPERWEGDALSTVSGLRVTHPTTEARPPSAADVEALREPFGTLMVELPLREAGFLLPTWEELEALTEAARERDAVVHFDGARLWESTVHFGRTLPEIAGLADSVYVSFYKSLGGLSGAALAGPREFVEETRVWRHRYGGQIFRQFPQALSALVGLERELPRLPSYVAQARLVAGALRSAFADSGVPWARINPEEPHTHQFQVWLPYEADRLTEAGLRQAEETGTVLFRRWSADGPPGLAVTELEITQPGLSWTQSDVHEAVSAFVARI; encoded by the coding sequence ATGAGTGATGACAGCGAGGACACCGAACGTACGAAGCGGCTGGTCGCGGCCTGGCGCGGGGCGGAGCGGAGGCTGTCCCGCAGCCTGCTGGAGCCCACCGTGGGGGAGCTGCTCGGCTCGCTCGCCGATGCTCCGTACGACATGGACGGGCCGGCCGATGTCTACGGCGACGGGGTCGTCACCGCACTGGAGCGCAAGGTCGCCGAGCTGCTAGGGACCGAGGACGCGGCGTTCTTCCCCACCGGCACGATGGCCCAGCAGATCGCGCTGCGGTGCTGGGCGGGCCGGACCGGGAACCCGGTGGTGGCCCTGCACCCGATGAGCCATCCGGAGCGGTGGGAGGGAGACGCCCTGTCGACGGTCTCCGGGCTGCGGGTGACGCACCCGACCACGGAGGCCCGCCCGCCGTCGGCCGCGGACGTCGAGGCGCTCCGGGAGCCCTTCGGCACGCTGATGGTGGAGCTGCCCCTGCGGGAAGCGGGCTTCCTGCTGCCCACCTGGGAGGAGCTGGAGGCGCTCACCGAAGCGGCCCGGGAACGGGACGCGGTCGTCCACTTCGACGGGGCCCGGCTGTGGGAGTCCACCGTCCACTTCGGCCGCACCCTGCCCGAGATCGCGGGCCTCGCGGACTCCGTCTACGTCTCCTTTTACAAGTCGCTCGGCGGCCTCAGCGGGGCGGCCCTGGCGGGGCCGCGGGAGTTCGTGGAGGAGACCCGGGTCTGGCGGCACCGCTACGGCGGCCAGATCTTCCGGCAGTTCCCGCAGGCCCTCTCGGCGCTCGTCGGACTGGAACGGGAACTGCCCCGGCTGCCGTCTTACGTGGCCCAGGCGCGGCTGGTGGCCGGGGCGCTGCGCTCGGCGTTCGCGGATTCGGGGGTCCCGTGGGCCCGGATCAACCCGGAGGAGCCGCACACCCACCAGTTCCAGGTGTGGCTCCCGTACGAGGCGGACCGGCTGACGGAGGCGGGCCTGCGACAGGCCGAGGAGACGGGCACGGTCCTCTTCCGCCGCTGGTCCGCCGACGGCCCGCCGGGCCTCGCGGTGACGGAACTGGAAATCACGCAGCCGGGACTGTCCTGGACGCAGTCCGACGTCCACGAAGCGGTTTCGGCCTTCGTGGCCCGCATCTAG
- a CDS encoding histone-like nucleoid-structuring protein Lsr2, with product MAQKVQVLLVDDLDGGEADETVTFALDGKTYEIDLTTANAEKLRGLLDPYTKGGRRTGGRASTGRAKGRTAVASGNPDTAEIRAWAKSQGLSVNDRGRVPQEIRDQYENRG from the coding sequence GTGGCACAGAAGGTTCAGGTCCTTCTTGTCGACGACCTCGACGGCGGCGAGGCGGACGAGACGGTGACGTTCGCTCTGGATGGCAAGACCTACGAGATCGACCTCACCACCGCCAACGCTGAAAAGCTCCGCGGTCTGCTCGACCCGTACACCAAGGGCGGCCGGCGTACCGGTGGCCGCGCGTCCACCGGCCGCGCCAAGGGCCGCACGGCCGTGGCGTCCGGCAACCCGGACACCGCGGAGATCCGCGCCTGGGCGAAGTCCCAGGGCCTCAGCGTCAACGACCGCGGTCGCGTGCCGCAGGAGATCCGCGACCAATACGAGAACCGGGGCTGA
- a CDS encoding amino-acid N-acetyltransferase, whose protein sequence is MGEFSTAHAETVTIRRARTRDVPALRRLLDQYVQQRILLDKAPVVLYEDIQEFWVAERDSDGQVVGCGALHVMWEDLAEVRTLAVDRGLKGAGVGHQVLEQLLRTARTLGVSRVFCLTFEVEFFAKHGFVEIGETPVKTDVYMELLRSYDEGVAEFLGLERVKPNTLGNSRMLLHL, encoded by the coding sequence ATGGGAGAGTTTTCCACTGCACATGCAGAAACAGTGACGATCCGCCGTGCCCGGACGCGTGATGTTCCCGCGCTGCGCCGCCTCCTCGACCAGTACGTGCAGCAGCGGATCCTGCTCGACAAAGCTCCGGTCGTCCTTTACGAGGACATCCAGGAGTTCTGGGTCGCGGAACGCGACTCCGACGGCCAGGTCGTCGGCTGCGGCGCTCTCCACGTGATGTGGGAAGACCTTGCCGAAGTGCGCACTCTCGCCGTCGATCGGGGCTTGAAGGGCGCCGGAGTCGGGCATCAGGTACTGGAGCAGTTGTTGCGCACCGCCCGCACCCTCGGGGTGAGCCGGGTTTTCTGCCTCACCTTCGAAGTCGAGTTCTTCGCGAAGCACGGCTTCGTCGAGATCGGCGAGACACCGGTCAAGACCGATGTCTACATGGAGCTGCTGCGTTCCTATGACGAGGGTGTCGCCGAGTTCCTCGGTCTCGAACGAGTGAAGCCGAACACCTTGGGCAACAGTCGGATGCTTCTGCACCTCTGA
- a CDS encoding ATP-dependent Clp protease ATP-binding subunit has product MFERFTDRARRVVVLAQEEARMLNHNYIGTEHILLGLIHEGEGVAAKALESLGISLEAVRQQVEEIIGQGQQAPSGHIPFTPRAKKVLELSLREALQLGHNYIGTEHILLGLIREGEGVAAQVLVKLGADLNRVRQQVIQLLSGYTGGGKESATAGGPAEGTPSTSLVLDQFGRNLTQAARESKLDPVIGREKEIERVMQVLSRRTKNNPVLIGEPGVGKTAVVEGLAQAIVKGEVPETLKDKHLYTLDLGALVAGSRYRGDFEERLKKVLKEIRTRGDIILFIDELHTLVGAGAAEGAIDAASILKPMLARGELQTIGATTLDEYRKHLEKDAALERRFQPIQVAEPSLPHTIEILKGLRDRYEAHHRVSITDEALVQAATLADRYISDRFLPDKAIDLIDEAGSRMRIRRMTAPPDLREFDEKIAGVRRDKESAIDSQDFEKAASLRDKEKQLLAAKTKREKEWKAGDMDVVAEVDGELIAEVLATATGIPVFKLTEEESSRLLRMEDELHRRVIGQKDAIKALSQAIRRTRAGLKDPKRPGGSFIFAGPSGVGKTELSKTLAEFLFGDEDALISLDMSEFSEKHTVSRLFGSPPGYVGYEEGGQLTEKVRRKPFSVVLFDEVEKAHPDIFNSLLQILEDGRLTDSQGRVVDFKNTVIIMTTNLGTRDISKGFNLGFAAQGDTKSGYERMKAKVNEELKQHFRPEFLNRVDDTVVFHQLTEEDIIQIVDLMIAKVDERLKDRDMGIELSGDAKLLLAKRGYDPILGARPLRRTIQREIEDILSEKILFGELRPGHIVVVGKEGEGEDAKFTFRGEEKSALPDLPPIEATGSGPDLSKGA; this is encoded by the coding sequence ATGTTCGAGAGGTTCACCGACCGCGCGCGGCGGGTTGTCGTCCTGGCTCAGGAAGAAGCCCGGATGCTCAACCACAACTACATCGGCACCGAGCACATCCTCCTGGGCTTGATCCACGAGGGTGAGGGTGTCGCCGCTAAGGCCCTGGAGAGCCTCGGGATTTCGCTCGAGGCTGTTCGCCAGCAGGTTGAGGAGATCATCGGTCAGGGGCAGCAGGCCCCGTCCGGCCACATCCCCTTCACCCCGCGGGCGAAGAAGGTCCTGGAGCTGTCGCTCCGAGAGGCCCTCCAGCTCGGCCACAACTACATCGGCACCGAGCACATCCTGCTCGGCCTGATCCGCGAGGGCGAGGGCGTCGCCGCCCAGGTCCTCGTGAAGCTGGGCGCCGATCTCAACCGAGTCCGGCAGCAGGTCATCCAGCTGCTCTCCGGCTACACCGGTGGAGGCAAGGAGTCGGCCACGGCCGGCGGCCCGGCCGAGGGCACGCCCTCGACCTCGCTCGTCCTGGACCAGTTCGGCCGCAACCTCACCCAGGCTGCTCGCGAATCCAAGCTCGACCCGGTCATCGGGCGCGAGAAGGAGATCGAGCGGGTCATGCAGGTGCTGTCCCGCCGTACGAAGAACAACCCGGTCCTCATCGGCGAGCCCGGCGTCGGCAAGACCGCCGTCGTCGAGGGCCTGGCCCAGGCGATCGTCAAGGGCGAGGTTCCCGAGACGCTCAAGGACAAGCACCTCTACACGCTTGACCTCGGCGCCCTGGTCGCCGGTTCCCGCTACCGCGGTGACTTCGAGGAGCGCCTGAAGAAGGTGCTCAAGGAGATCCGCACCCGCGGCGACATCATCCTGTTCATCGACGAGCTCCACACCCTCGTGGGTGCGGGCGCCGCCGAGGGCGCGATCGACGCCGCCAGCATCCTCAAGCCCATGCTGGCCCGTGGTGAGCTCCAGACCATCGGTGCCACGACGCTCGACGAGTACCGCAAGCACCTCGAGAAGGACGCGGCCCTCGAGCGCCGCTTCCAGCCGATCCAGGTGGCGGAGCCTTCCCTCCCCCACACGATCGAGATCCTCAAGGGCCTGCGCGACCGCTACGAGGCCCACCACCGCGTCTCCATCACGGACGAGGCCCTCGTCCAGGCGGCGACGCTGGCGGACCGGTACATCTCGGACCGCTTCCTCCCGGACAAGGCGATCGACCTGATCGACGAGGCCGGCTCCCGGATGCGCATCCGCCGGATGACCGCGCCGCCGGACCTCCGCGAGTTCGACGAGAAGATCGCGGGCGTGCGCCGCGACAAGGAGTCGGCCATCGACTCCCAGGACTTCGAGAAGGCGGCTTCTCTCCGTGACAAGGAGAAGCAGCTGCTGGCGGCGAAGACCAAGCGCGAGAAGGAATGGAAGGCCGGCGACATGGACGTCGTCGCCGAGGTCGACGGCGAGCTCATCGCCGAAGTCCTCGCGACCGCGACCGGCATTCCCGTCTTCAAGCTCACCGAGGAGGAGTCCTCGCGACTGCTCCGCATGGAAGACGAGCTCCACCGTCGGGTCATCGGTCAGAAGGACGCCATCAAGGCGCTCTCTCAGGCGATCCGCCGTACCCGTGCGGGTCTGAAGGACCCGAAGCGCCCGGGTGGCTCGTTCATCTTCGCCGGTCCGTCCGGTGTCGGTAAGACCGAGCTCTCCAAGACGCTCGCCGAATTCCTCTTCGGTGACGAGGACGCGCTGATCTCCCTCGACATGTCGGAGTTCAGTGAGAAGCACACGGTTTCCCGCCTCTTCGGTTCGCCCCCCGGCTACGTGGGCTACGAAGAGGGCGGCCAGCTCACCGAGAAGGTGCGCCGCAAGCCGTTCTCCGTCGTTCTCTTCGACGAGGTCGAGAAGGCCCACCCGGATATCTTCAATTCCCTTCTCCAGATCCTGGAGGACGGTCGTCTGACCGACTCCCAGGGCCGGGTCGTGGACTTCAAGAACACGGTCATCATCATGACGACCAACCTGGGTACCCGGGACATCTCTAAGGGCTTCAACCTGGGCTTCGCGGCGCAGGGTGACACGAAAAGCGGCTACGAGCGGATGAAGGCCAAGGTCAACGAAGAGCTCAAGCAGCACTTCCGGCCCGAGTTCCTCAACCGTGTCGACGACACGGTCGTCTTCCACCAGCTCACCGAGGAAGACATCATCCAGATCGTCGACCTCATGATCGCCAAGGTCGACGAGCGCCTGAAGGACCGCGACATGGGCATCGAGCTGAGCGGCGACGCGAAGCTCCTGCTCGCCAAGCGCGGCTACGACCCGATCCTGGGTGCCCGGCCGCTGCGCCGGACCATCCAGCGCGAGATCGAGGACATCCTGTCGGAGAAGATCCTCTTCGGCGAGCTGCGTCCCGGTCACATCGTGGTCGTCGGCAAGGAGGGTGAGGGCGAAGACGCCAAGTTCACCTTCCGCGGCGAGGAGAAGTCGGCCCTGCCCGACCTCCCCCCGATCGAGGCCACGGGCTCCGGCCCGGACCTGTCGAAGGGCGCGTGA
- the cseC gene encoding two-component system sensor histidine kinase CseC, protein MRRFTLRTGIRWKITVAIASVGALVTIALSLVVHSAARVSMLESAREVQLDRVQFISRNADAGRKPPMGAKVNDPELPAELRHKAQSGRRGTYIQERPRGAAEVWAAVPLGNGQVLSLHTPFREGANLIPDLDRALVIGGLSAVIGGSALGVLIGGQISRRLRKAAAAAQRVAHGDPDVRVRDAVGGVVRDETDDLARAVDAMADALQQRLEAERRVTADIAHELRTPVTGLLTAAELLPPGRPTELVRDRAQALRALVEDVLEVARLDSASERAELQDVALGEFVSRRVASLMPEATVRVVADEIVSTDPRRLERILGNLLANAARYGQPPIQVDVEGRVVRVRDHGPGFPEALLREGPSRFRTGSTDRAGVGHGLGLTIAEGQARVLGARLTFRNVAARGGSEREGAAAGAVAVLWLPEHAPTTTGSFPILKLPQD, encoded by the coding sequence ATGAGGCGGTTCACCCTGCGCACGGGGATCCGCTGGAAGATCACCGTCGCCATCGCCTCCGTGGGCGCCCTCGTCACGATCGCCCTGAGCCTGGTGGTGCACAGTGCTGCCCGCGTGTCGATGCTGGAGAGCGCCCGCGAAGTACAGCTGGACCGCGTGCAGTTCATCTCGCGCAATGCCGACGCCGGGCGCAAGCCTCCCATGGGCGCCAAGGTCAACGACCCCGAACTGCCCGCCGAACTGCGGCACAAGGCGCAGTCGGGACGGCGCGGGACCTACATCCAGGAGCGCCCGCGCGGGGCGGCCGAGGTGTGGGCCGCCGTACCGCTCGGGAACGGGCAGGTCCTGTCGCTGCACACGCCGTTCCGTGAGGGCGCCAATCTGATCCCCGACCTGGACCGGGCCCTGGTCATCGGCGGGTTGTCCGCCGTGATCGGCGGCTCGGCGCTCGGCGTGCTCATCGGCGGGCAGATCTCGCGCCGGCTGCGCAAGGCCGCGGCCGCCGCGCAGCGGGTGGCGCACGGCGATCCCGACGTCCGCGTACGGGATGCGGTCGGCGGTGTCGTGCGGGACGAGACGGACGACCTCGCGCGGGCCGTGGACGCCATGGCGGACGCCCTCCAGCAACGGCTGGAGGCCGAGCGGCGGGTGACCGCGGACATCGCGCACGAACTGCGGACTCCGGTGACGGGCCTGCTCACGGCGGCGGAACTGCTGCCTCCGGGGCGGCCGACGGAGCTGGTGCGGGACCGGGCCCAGGCCCTGCGCGCGCTGGTGGAGGACGTGCTGGAGGTGGCCCGGCTGGACAGTGCGTCGGAACGGGCGGAGCTCCAGGACGTGGCGCTGGGCGAGTTCGTGAGCCGGCGGGTGGCGTCGCTGATGCCGGAGGCGACCGTACGGGTCGTCGCGGACGAGATCGTCAGCACCGATCCGCGCCGCCTGGAGCGGATCCTGGGGAACCTGCTGGCCAATGCCGCGCGGTACGGGCAGCCGCCGATCCAGGTCGACGTCGAGGGACGGGTCGTACGGGTACGCGACCACGGGCCGGGCTTCCCCGAGGCGTTGCTGCGCGAGGGGCCGAGCCGCTTCCGCACCGGGTCCACGGACCGCGCGGGTGTGGGGCACGGGCTGGGGCTGACCATTGCGGAGGGCCAGGCGCGGGTGCTGGGCGCCCGGCTGACCTTCCGTAACGTGGCCGCCCGGGGCGGCTCGGAGCGTGAGGGGGCGGCGGCGGGCGCGGTGGCGGTCCTGTGGCTTCCGGAGCACGCGCCGACGACGACGGGCAGCTTCCCGATCCTCAAACTGCCGCAGGACTGA
- a CDS encoding SCO3374 family protein — protein MAVTVPSLAPSTVPPPRPAPEEDACASWYRRVLGWTVLGGPPAQLATGSRFDVLELPSDAGAALLRRPVATGPVALMGRRMRFLVAAGSAEELDGLLDWLEWGGVALDLAALGAGGRITAPVPPGHCVRDGSPRGAAVWLRPPEQGCEALLPALSGPGQGAGPGRVGAGPDLVRLVSAAATECHRARLRRRTPLRSAVAGPPSRAGRVSP, from the coding sequence ATGGCCGTAACCGTCCCGTCGCTCGCCCCGTCGACCGTGCCGCCGCCCCGCCCGGCGCCCGAGGAGGACGCGTGCGCCTCCTGGTACCGGAGAGTGCTCGGCTGGACCGTCCTGGGCGGGCCGCCCGCCCAGCTCGCGACCGGGAGCCGGTTCGACGTGCTGGAGCTGCCGTCCGACGCGGGGGCCGCCCTGCTGCGCAGGCCGGTCGCCACGGGCCCGGTGGCCCTGATGGGGCGCCGGATGCGGTTCCTGGTGGCCGCGGGGAGCGCAGAGGAGCTCGACGGGCTGCTCGACTGGCTGGAGTGGGGCGGGGTCGCCCTCGATCTCGCCGCCCTGGGTGCGGGTGGCCGGATCACCGCCCCGGTGCCGCCGGGGCATTGCGTACGGGACGGGAGTCCCCGGGGGGCCGCCGTGTGGCTACGGCCCCCCGAGCAGGGGTGCGAGGCACTTCTGCCTGCCCTGTCCGGTCCCGGACAGGGCGCCGGTCCCGGGCGGGTGGGCGCCGGGCCCGATCTCGTGCGCCTGGTCTCCGCGGCGGCGACGGAATGTCACCGCGCGCGGCTCCGGCGCCGTACGCCCCTGCGGAGCGCCGTGGCCGGGCCTCCCTCGCGGGCCGGCCGGGTCAGTCCCTGA
- a CDS encoding SigE family RNA polymerase sigma factor, with protein MAHGEVLGFEEYVRTRQDALLRSARRLVPDPTDAQDLLQTALVRTYGRWDGIADKSLADAYLRRVMINTRTEWWRARKLEEVPTEQLPDASVEDGSDQRADRALLMDILKVLAPKQRSVVVLRHWEQMSTEETAAALGMSAGTVKSTLHRALARLRQELESRDLDMRALERGDHTMRYEGRERCAA; from the coding sequence ATGGCGCACGGCGAGGTACTCGGATTCGAGGAGTACGTACGCACTCGGCAGGACGCGCTGCTGCGCAGCGCCCGGCGCCTGGTCCCGGACCCCACCGACGCCCAGGACCTCCTGCAGACCGCGCTCGTACGCACCTACGGCCGCTGGGACGGCATCGCCGACAAGTCCCTGGCCGACGCCTACCTGCGCCGGGTCATGATCAACACCCGTACGGAGTGGTGGCGCGCCCGCAAGCTCGAAGAGGTCCCCACCGAGCAGCTCCCCGACGCCTCCGTCGAGGACGGCTCCGACCAGCGCGCCGACCGCGCCCTCCTCATGGACATCCTCAAGGTTCTCGCTCCCAAGCAGCGCAGCGTGGTCGTGCTGCGACACTGGGAGCAGATGAGCACCGAGGAAACGGCCGCGGCGCTCGGAATGTCGGCGGGAACCGTGAAGAGCACTCTGCACCGCGCGCTGGCCCGTCTTCGGCAGGAGCTGGAGAGCCGGGATCTGGACATGCGTGCGCTGGAGCGCGGTGACCACACCATGCGGTACGAGGGGCGTGAGCGGTGCGCGGCCTGA